The uncultured Desulfuromusa sp. genome has a segment encoding these proteins:
- the lysS gene encoding lysine--tRNA ligase, with protein MEEVNDLLQQRRAKVESFQAAGINPFANGFTVTHNAQQIVNAHAADDKLKLEELDVTYRIGGRIMARRDFGKAAFLQLQDGSGRIQIYVARNQVGEEAFESFKKFDIGDIVGISGSPFRTKTDELSLRAAEITLLTKSLLPLPEKWHGLTDVEIRYRQRYLDLIVNTDVRDVFRKRSRIVSLIREYMLNSDYLEVETPMMHQVAGGATAKPFMTHHNTLKMDLFLRIAPELYLKRLVVGGFDRVFEINRNFRNEGISIQHNPEFTMMEFYRAYATYDDLMDFTEELICHVANKVCGGLVIPYGGKDVDLTPPWDRLTLKESIVKYGTVEMAVLEDRDQSFSYAQSLGLELDGRIGHGKLLAEIFDEVVEPKLWQPTFITEYPTEISPLSRKNDQNPDVVDRFELFIVGRELANAFSELNNPLDQKERFLHQLEEKAAGDEEAHGMDEDYIRALEYGLPPTAGEGIGIDRLVMLLTDSASIRDVILFPQLRPEIS; from the coding sequence TCAGGCTGCCGGAATCAACCCCTTTGCCAATGGTTTTACTGTCACACATAATGCTCAGCAGATTGTTAATGCTCATGCTGCTGATGATAAATTGAAGTTGGAAGAATTAGATGTAACCTACCGTATCGGTGGCCGTATTATGGCCCGGCGTGATTTTGGTAAAGCTGCGTTTTTACAACTGCAGGATGGTAGTGGCCGCATTCAAATTTACGTTGCACGTAATCAGGTTGGTGAAGAGGCTTTTGAGAGTTTTAAGAAGTTTGATATTGGTGATATTGTTGGTATTTCCGGTTCTCCTTTTCGTACCAAGACAGATGAGCTTTCTTTGCGTGCTGCTGAAATCACCTTGTTGACAAAATCACTGTTGCCTTTGCCTGAAAAATGGCATGGATTGACGGATGTGGAAATTCGTTATCGGCAACGGTATCTTGATTTGATAGTGAACACTGACGTCCGGGATGTTTTCCGGAAACGCAGTCGGATTGTCAGTTTGATCCGTGAGTATATGCTGAACTCGGATTATCTGGAAGTTGAGACCCCGATGATGCATCAAGTTGCCGGTGGGGCAACGGCTAAACCTTTCATGACCCATCATAATACCCTGAAAATGGATTTGTTTTTGCGTATTGCCCCTGAACTTTATCTGAAACGGTTGGTTGTCGGTGGTTTCGATCGTGTTTTTGAAATTAACCGTAATTTCCGCAATGAAGGGATTTCTATTCAACATAATCCTGAATTTACCATGATGGAGTTTTACCGGGCTTATGCAACCTATGATGATCTCATGGATTTTACTGAAGAATTGATTTGCCACGTGGCCAACAAGGTGTGTGGTGGTTTGGTTATCCCTTATGGCGGTAAGGATGTTGATTTAACGCCACCATGGGACCGCTTGACCCTGAAAGAGTCAATTGTCAAATACGGTACCGTTGAAATGGCTGTTCTCGAAGACCGGGATCAATCTTTTTCCTATGCTCAGTCTCTTGGCCTGGAATTGGATGGTCGCATCGGGCATGGTAAACTCCTGGCTGAAATTTTTGATGAAGTGGTCGAGCCGAAACTATGGCAACCAACATTCATTACTGAATATCCTACTGAGATTTCACCGTTGTCGCGTAAAAATGATCAGAATCCTGATGTCGTTGATCGTTTTGAACTGTTTATAGTCGGACGTGAATTAGCCAATGCTTTTTCCGAGTTAAACAATCCTTTAGATCAAAAGGAACGTTTTCTTCATCAATTAGAGGAAAAGGCGGCGGGTGATGAGGAGGCTCATGGCATGGATGAAGATTATATTCGTGCTCTTGAGTATGGTCTGCCACCAACGGCAGGCGAGGGGATCGGAATTGATCGTCTGGTCATGTTACTGACGGATTCAGCTTCGATTCGCGATGTCATTCTGTTCCCGCAATTACGACCTGAAATCAGCTGA